One genomic segment of Anaerotignum faecicola includes these proteins:
- the rpmE gene encoding 50S ribosomal protein L31, producing the protein MREGIHPEYKQVKVRCNCGNEFVTGSTKDEIRVEVCSKCHPFYTGSQKLLLEAGGRVEKFNKKYGRK; encoded by the coding sequence ATGCGCGAAGGTATCCATCCCGAATACAAACAGGTAAAAGTAAGATGTAACTGCGGCAATGAATTTGTAACAGGTTCCACAAAGGACGAAATCAGAGTCGAAGTTTGCTCCAAATGCCATCCCTTCTACACAGGCAGCCAGAAACTGCTTCTGGAAGCCGGCGGCAGAGTTGAAAAGTTCAACAAGAAATACGGCAGAAAGTAA
- a CDS encoding LysM peptidoglycan-binding domain-containing protein, translating to MSDDKIGNKTGPEGLSETDKGYYEDLYNDLPKEVVDILMQTHPLMGKNDDLEATAYRARRPQRREDVEEVKEARMQQVGNEINEVSRAPQQEGDPTRYVSRRARNAESAHTSAPKGNTMNQDDYDDGIQYVSVLPARKKSKIVEEVTLQTAAPAKHHGKKKKHKKEREPFDDMGMEERDYRPRYEDMDFEERAKQEHLDSLYDEEYYDDYGRGRGKLPMILGVVAVVLIIFLIFRTVSLSSKLEEVQNQLTQSQDYKQKYEDMQLENMQLQEKLDGKDTKTTGNSDAADTKKDTKADTASTSSGTKEYTVQKGDTMWTIAQSQLGNGAEYQKILDANGLKESDTLAPGTVIKIPQ from the coding sequence ATGAGCGATGATAAAATCGGCAATAAAACAGGCCCGGAGGGTCTGAGCGAAACAGATAAGGGCTATTATGAGGATTTATATAACGACCTGCCGAAGGAGGTTGTGGATATCCTCATGCAGACGCACCCCCTCATGGGCAAAAATGACGACCTTGAGGCAACCGCCTACCGCGCACGCCGCCCCCAGAGACGCGAGGACGTGGAGGAGGTCAAAGAGGCGAGGATGCAGCAGGTCGGCAACGAGATTAACGAGGTGAGCCGCGCACCCCAGCAGGAGGGCGACCCTACCCGTTACGTTTCCCGCCGCGCAAGAAATGCGGAAAGCGCGCATACTTCCGCCCCGAAGGGGAATACAATGAATCAGGATGATTATGACGATGGCATTCAGTATGTAAGCGTACTGCCCGCGCGTAAGAAATCCAAAATCGTGGAGGAGGTTACTTTGCAGACCGCTGCCCCCGCGAAGCATCATGGCAAAAAGAAAAAGCATAAAAAAGAAAGAGAGCCATTTGACGATATGGGTATGGAGGAAAGAGATTATCGCCCCCGTTATGAGGATATGGATTTTGAGGAGCGCGCAAAGCAGGAGCACCTTGACAGCCTCTATGACGAGGAATATTATGACGATTACGGCAGAGGCAGAGGAAAGCTGCCGATGATTCTCGGCGTGGTTGCCGTTGTGCTGATTATTTTCCTCATTTTCCGTACCGTTAGCCTGAGCAGTAAGCTGGAGGAGGTACAGAACCAGCTGACACAGTCTCAGGATTATAAGCAGAAATACGAGGATATGCAGCTGGAAAATATGCAGTTGCAGGAAAAACTGGACGGTAAGGACACCAAAACGACAGGCAATTCTGATGCTGCGGACACCAAAAAGGACACCAAAGCGGACACCGCATCCACATCCTCCGGCACCAAGGAATACACCGTGCAGAAGGGCGATACTATGTGGACAATCGCCCAGAGCCAGCTTGGCAATGGCGCGGAATATCAGAAGATTCTGGATGCCAACGGCCTAAAGGAGAGCGATACCTTAGCGCCCGGCACAGTGATTAAAATCCCACAGTAA
- a CDS encoding chromate transporter, whose translation MKELWELFSSFARIGGFTFGGGYAMLPMLQKEVVERRQWATEDEMLDYFAIGQCTPGVIFINTATFIGYKQKGIPGAIAATVGSVFPSLCIVMFIAAVLKNFAELAVVQHAFAGIRVVVSVLILNAVMGLRKKSIVDKLCVVIAAASFLVSVWVDISPVWIVLAAAILGIAVSCGREAKEK comes from the coding sequence ATGAAAGAATTATGGGAATTATTTTCTTCTTTTGCACGCATTGGCGGCTTTACCTTTGGCGGCGGCTATGCCATGCTGCCGATGCTGCAGAAGGAGGTTGTAGAAAGGCGCCAATGGGCAACAGAGGATGAAATGCTGGATTATTTTGCAATCGGGCAATGCACCCCCGGTGTTATTTTTATCAATACGGCGACCTTTATCGGCTATAAGCAGAAGGGCATACCGGGTGCGATTGCGGCAACGGTCGGGAGTGTGTTCCCGTCACTGTGTATTGTGATGTTTATTGCGGCAGTGCTGAAAAACTTTGCAGAGCTGGCAGTGGTGCAGCATGCCTTTGCAGGGATTCGCGTTGTGGTCAGCGTGCTGATTCTCAATGCCGTGATGGGACTGCGGAAAAAATCCATCGTGGATAAGCTTTGTGTGGTGATTGCGGCGGCTTCCTTCCTTGTATCCGTATGGGTGGATATTTCCCCTGTCTGGATTGTGCTGGCGGCGGCGATTCTCGGTATTGCTGTTTCCTGCGGAAGGGAGGCGAAGGAGAAATGA
- the prfA gene encoding peptide chain release factor 1: MLDRLAEIETKYEDLAEQINDPDVIANQTEWRKRMKEYSDMTPIVEKYREYKQAKEGIAESLAMLEEKQEEDFRELLKEELAENKEKAETLKQELTLLLIPKDPNDEKNVIMEIRGGAGGDEAALFAGDLFRMYARYAERRKWKIEIMNTSESDLGGFKEISFMIKGEGAYSRLKYESGVHRVQRVPVTESGGRVHTSTVTVAVLPEAEEVDVHIDMNDVRVDVFRASGNGGQCVNTTDSAVRMTHIPTGIVVSCQNEKSQLKNKEQALKVLYARVYERERRAHDAAISADRRSQVGTGDRSERIRTYNFPQGRVTDHRIGLTLHKIDAIMDGDLNEIMDTLATTDRMAKMQET, encoded by the coding sequence ATGTTAGACCGTTTGGCGGAAATCGAGACAAAATATGAGGACTTGGCGGAACAGATTAACGACCCCGACGTGATTGCCAATCAGACAGAATGGCGCAAGCGGATGAAGGAATACAGCGATATGACTCCCATTGTGGAGAAATATCGGGAGTATAAGCAGGCGAAGGAAGGGATTGCCGAAAGCCTTGCCATGCTGGAGGAAAAGCAGGAGGAGGATTTTCGGGAGCTTTTGAAGGAGGAGCTGGCGGAAAACAAGGAAAAGGCGGAAACGCTGAAACAGGAGCTGACGCTTTTGCTGATTCCTAAGGACCCCAATGACGAAAAGAATGTTATCATGGAAATCCGCGGCGGCGCAGGTGGGGATGAGGCGGCATTGTTTGCAGGGGATTTATTCCGCATGTATGCGCGCTATGCAGAGCGGAGAAAATGGAAGATAGAAATTATGAATACGAGCGAGAGCGACCTTGGTGGCTTTAAGGAAATTTCCTTTATGATAAAGGGCGAGGGAGCATATTCTCGTTTGAAATACGAAAGCGGCGTGCATCGTGTGCAGCGCGTGCCGGTGACGGAAAGCGGCGGACGCGTGCATACCTCAACCGTGACGGTGGCAGTGCTGCCGGAGGCGGAGGAGGTCGATGTGCATATTGATATGAACGATGTGCGCGTGGATGTGTTCCGTGCATCGGGCAACGGCGGTCAGTGTGTCAATACAACGGATTCTGCGGTGCGGATGACGCATATCCCGACGGGGATTGTGGTTTCCTGCCAGAATGAGAAATCGCAGCTCAAGAACAAGGAGCAGGCGTTAAAGGTGCTGTATGCCCGTGTATATGAACGGGAGCGGCGTGCGCATGATGCGGCAATTTCCGCCGACAGACGTTCACAGGTCGGCACGGGGGACAGAAGTGAGCGAATTCGTACCTATAACTTTCCGCAGGGCAGGGTGACAGACCACCGCATTGGGCTGACACTGCATAAGATTGATGCCATTATGGATGGCGATTTGAATGAAATTATGGATACCCTTGCAACGACAGACCGTATGGCGAAAATGCAGGAGACATAA
- the rho gene encoding transcription termination factor Rho, with protein sequence MSDLEKRTLVELRKMAKELGIPAISGLKKRELIEKIEQSSEVQKNDSVPRSAASDFSHRNFDEKTEAPQEHTEREKQFFEELGEGILEVLPDGYGFLRAENCLPGANDVYVSPAQIRRFNLKTGDRVMGNVRPAREGEKVGGLVYVQTVNGDAPYLAIHRPNFEDLTPIYPEEKLKLETVQRELSGRIIDLIAPIGKGQRGMIVAPPKVGKTILLTKIANAITCNHKEVHLIVLLIDERPEEVTDIQRSIEGENVQIVYSTFDEEPEHHKKVTEMVLERAKRMVEQGKDLVILLDSITRLARAYNLTIPPSGRTLSGGLDPAALYMPKRFFGAARNIENGGSLTILATALVDTGSKMDEVVFEEFKGTGNMELVLDKRMAERRIFPAVDIMKSGTRREEKLFTPEELECNYALRRMAAQLNHTDMIEGFFDLMRKSKNNKEFMERLHVWEKTLGLHEK encoded by the coding sequence ATGAGCGATTTGGAGAAAAGAACTCTTGTGGAATTGAGAAAAATGGCGAAGGAGCTGGGGATTCCTGCCATTTCCGGTTTGAAGAAAAGGGAATTGATTGAGAAAATTGAGCAGTCCTCTGAGGTGCAGAAAAATGATTCTGTACCTCGGTCGGCTGCTTCCGACTTTTCTCACAGAAATTTCGACGAAAAAACCGAAGCTCCGCAGGAGCATACGGAAAGGGAAAAGCAGTTTTTTGAGGAATTGGGAGAGGGGATTCTGGAGGTACTGCCGGATGGATATGGGTTTCTGCGTGCGGAAAATTGCCTGCCCGGTGCAAATGATGTGTATGTTTCTCCGGCGCAGATTCGCAGATTTAATCTGAAAACAGGCGACAGAGTGATGGGAAATGTGCGCCCTGCCAGAGAAGGCGAAAAGGTCGGCGGTCTGGTTTATGTGCAGACGGTCAATGGAGATGCGCCGTATCTTGCGATTCACCGCCCGAATTTCGAGGATCTGACACCCATTTATCCTGAGGAGAAGCTCAAGCTGGAAACAGTGCAGAGAGAACTTTCCGGTCGCATCATTGATCTGATTGCGCCTATCGGCAAAGGGCAAAGAGGGATGATTGTTGCACCGCCGAAGGTCGGGAAAACAATCCTTCTGACGAAGATAGCAAATGCAATCACCTGCAACCATAAGGAAGTGCATCTGATTGTACTGCTGATTGATGAACGCCCTGAGGAGGTAACGGATATTCAACGCTCCATCGAAGGGGAGAATGTGCAGATTGTGTATTCTACCTTTGACGAGGAGCCGGAGCATCATAAAAAGGTAACGGAAATGGTTCTGGAACGCGCGAAGCGCATGGTGGAGCAGGGGAAGGATCTGGTTATCCTGCTGGACAGCATTACTCGTTTGGCGCGTGCGTATAACCTGACGATTCCGCCAAGCGGACGCACGCTGTCCGGTGGTCTGGACCCCGCGGCACTGTATATGCCGAAGCGGTTCTTCGGCGCAGCCAGAAATATTGAAAACGGCGGCAGTCTGACGATTCTTGCAACTGCGCTTGTGGATACGGGCAGCAAAATGGATGAGGTTGTGTTTGAGGAATTCAAGGGCACCGGCAACATGGAGCTGGTGCTGGATAAGCGCATGGCAGAGCGGAGAATCTTCCCTGCGGTGGATATTATGAAATCCGGCACAAGACGAGAGGAAAAGCTGTTTACCCCTGAGGAGCTGGAGTGTAATTATGCGCTGCGGCGGATGGCGGCACAGCTGAATCATACGGATATGATTGAAGGCTTTTTTGACCTGATGCGCAAGTCCAAAAATAACAAGGAATTCATGGAGCGGCTGCACGTTTGGGAAAAAACGTTAGGTCTGCATGAAAAATAA
- the prmC gene encoding peptide chain release factor N(5)-glutamine methyltransferase, which produces MSLRNKTIAEALREGKQRLRSAGKDAYAVEAELLLEKAVGLNRTALFLRGEEPLSAEAAMQYEGFLAERESGRPTQYILGTWEFMGLPFSVGEGVLIPRGDTEILVETILEKQQTEPLRTILDIGTGSGCIPVSLSHYGKFEYVLAVDISRKALGYATKNAAANHAEISFYESDLFQNVPAQWRGQLDAIVSNPPYIPKEDIAGLMTEVKDFEPINALDGGADGLDFYRAIVAEGRAWLKEGGWLFFEIGYDQGEALRTLLADFGYTEIGIRQDLAGLDRVAFGRYTGKKEGA; this is translated from the coding sequence ATGAGCCTGAGGAATAAAACCATTGCAGAGGCATTGCGCGAGGGGAAGCAGCGTTTGCGGTCGGCGGGAAAGGATGCCTACGCCGTTGAAGCGGAGCTGCTGCTCGAAAAAGCTGTCGGTCTGAATCGAACGGCTTTATTTTTGCGTGGAGAGGAGCCGCTTTCTGCGGAGGCTGCGATGCAGTATGAAGGCTTTCTTGCGGAACGGGAGAGCGGTCGCCCGACGCAGTATATCCTCGGCACATGGGAGTTCATGGGACTTCCCTTTTCTGTGGGCGAGGGCGTGCTGATTCCCAGAGGGGATACGGAAATTCTTGTGGAAACCATTCTGGAGAAGCAGCAGACAGAACCACTGCGGACGATTCTGGATATCGGGACGGGGAGCGGCTGTATTCCTGTCAGCCTGTCCCATTACGGGAAATTTGAATATGTTCTGGCGGTGGATATCAGCCGGAAGGCGTTAGGCTATGCAACGAAAAACGCGGCGGCAAATCATGCGGAAATTTCGTTTTACGAGAGTGATTTATTTCAAAATGTGCCTGCGCAGTGGAGAGGGCAGCTGGATGCGATTGTTTCCAATCCGCCCTATATTCCCAAGGAGGATATCGCAGGGCTGATGACGGAAGTGAAGGACTTTGAACCCATCAATGCACTGGATGGCGGTGCGGACGGTCTGGATTTTTACCGTGCGATTGTGGCAGAGGGCAGAGCATGGCTGAAGGAGGGCGGATGGCTCTTTTTTGAGATTGGCTATGACCAAGGCGAAGCCCTGCGCACGCTTTTGGCAGACTTTGGCTATACGGAAATCGGCATCCGACAGGACCTGGCAGGACTGGACAGGGTTGCCTTTGGGAGATATACAGGAAAGAAGGAGGGGGCATAA
- a CDS encoding DUF1385 domain-containing protein: MSDRKRPTNIGGQAVIEGVMMRGKKIYAMAVRNPEGEIVVEKKPVGGLGKKGLFRYPIFRGMAAFVDSLVTGTKILMRSAEIAGEGWEEEELSPFEQWLKEKLGDKINDILIYFSVFISLLLGMGLFFVLPVAIGNLFKTLVPTWALGIIEGLIRIAIFLGYLWLISRMKEIKRVFQYHGAEHKTIACFESGKELTVENVRPCTRLHKRCGTSFLLFVMLISMIVFFFVRTDVFWLRLITRICLVPFIAGISYEVIRWAGNSESSFVKIVSAPGLCLQKLTTAEPDASQIECAIAAMKGVLEDEPEE, translated from the coding sequence GTGTCAGATAGAAAAAGACCAACTAACATCGGCGGTCAGGCGGTCATTGAGGGCGTTATGATGCGCGGAAAAAAGATATATGCAATGGCAGTGAGAAATCCCGAAGGGGAAATTGTTGTGGAAAAGAAGCCTGTCGGCGGCCTAGGGAAAAAAGGGCTGTTCAGATACCCTATTTTCCGCGGCATGGCGGCGTTTGTAGATTCCCTTGTTACCGGTACGAAAATACTGATGCGTTCTGCGGAAATTGCAGGCGAGGGCTGGGAGGAGGAAGAGCTTTCCCCCTTTGAGCAATGGCTGAAGGAGAAGCTGGGGGATAAAATCAACGATATTCTGATTTATTTCAGCGTATTCATTTCCCTGCTTCTGGGCATGGGGCTGTTTTTTGTGCTGCCTGTTGCCATCGGGAATTTATTCAAAACCCTTGTGCCGACATGGGCACTGGGCATTATCGAAGGCTTGATTCGTATTGCGATTTTCCTTGGCTATCTCTGGCTGATTTCTCGTATGAAGGAGATTAAGCGCGTATTCCAATACCATGGCGCAGAGCATAAGACGATTGCATGTTTTGAAAGCGGCAAGGAGCTGACGGTGGAAAACGTACGCCCCTGCACAAGGCTGCATAAGCGCTGCGGCACAAGCTTTCTGCTGTTCGTGATGCTGATTTCCATGATTGTGTTTTTCTTCGTTCGGACGGATGTATTCTGGCTGCGGCTGATTACAAGAATCTGCCTTGTGCCGTTTATTGCGGGGATTTCCTATGAGGTTATCCGCTGGGCGGGCAATTCAGAAAGCAGCTTCGTGAAAATCGTCAGTGCGCCGGGACTTTGTCTGCAAAAGCTGACAACGGCAGAGCCGGATGCAAGTCAGATAGAATGTGCCATTGCGGCAATGAAAGGGGTTCTGGAAGATGAGCCTGAGGAATAA
- a CDS encoding glycogen/starch/alpha-glucan phosphorylase yields MERIEKKELKKLIRENVKTLYRKTLENASPEELYQAAVFAVRDVITDKWMKTHDEYYERDAKVVYYLSMEFLMGRFFGNALINLEMFDEVKEVFAELGIDYNMVEEAEPDPGLGNGGLGRLAACFLESLSTLSLPAYGCGIRYHYGIFEQRIENGYQVEVPDNWLENGDPWGIKRNEYAVEVKFGGNVRAVGKGNGEYRFVQENYQSVTAIPYDYPVIGYGNNTVNTLRLWEAKPKTRLDLKSFNEGNYQKAAEEELLANTLTDVLYPADEHIQGKELRLRQQYFFISATVQRVIARFKKKHTDFNELPDKVAFQLNDTHPSMAVAELMRVLVDENDLPWDQAWDITRRVCAYTNHTIMSEALEKWPMELFSRLLPRIYQIVEEINRRFVLELTEKYGNNPDKIRKMAIIADGQIRMAFLAIVGSHSVNGVAALHTEILKKQELHNFYELYPEKFNNKTNGITQRRWLLHANPKLAELITETIGKDWITNLDELKKLVPYAEDAAFRSRFTAIKKENKIALAQYIKETKGIDINPDSIFDIQVKRLHEYKRQLLNILHVIGLYNQLKMNPGLDLVPRTFIFGAKAAAGYHRAKLIIKLINAVADVVNNDPTIHGRIKVVFMENYRVSLAEKMIPAADVSEQISTAGKEASGTGNMKFMLNGALTIGTMDGANVEICEEVGRDNIFIFGMSAAEVQQKTQEGYDPWMVYNMNQEVRMALTSLIDGTFDPDTNLFRELYDALLNGCGGRADEYFVLEDYADYARAQWDIDRAYRDEEKWVRMAILNTAESGKFSSDRTIRQYADEIWQLPSVEIV; encoded by the coding sequence ATGGAACGAATTGAAAAAAAGGAATTGAAGAAGCTCATTCGGGAAAATGTAAAAACACTGTACCGCAAAACACTGGAAAATGCATCGCCTGAGGAGCTGTATCAGGCGGCGGTGTTTGCTGTGCGCGATGTGATTACCGATAAATGGATGAAAACCCATGATGAATATTATGAAAGGGATGCAAAGGTGGTTTATTACCTCTCCATGGAATTTTTGATGGGGCGTTTCTTTGGCAATGCACTGATCAATCTGGAAATGTTCGATGAGGTGAAGGAGGTCTTTGCGGAGCTGGGCATTGATTACAATATGGTGGAGGAGGCGGAGCCCGACCCCGGCCTTGGCAACGGCGGTCTTGGCAGATTGGCGGCCTGCTTTCTGGAATCCCTTTCCACGCTTTCCCTGCCGGCTTACGGCTGTGGGATTCGCTATCATTACGGCATCTTTGAGCAGCGGATTGAAAACGGCTATCAGGTTGAGGTGCCGGATAACTGGCTGGAAAACGGCGACCCTTGGGGCATTAAACGGAACGAATATGCCGTTGAGGTCAAATTCGGCGGCAATGTGCGCGCGGTGGGAAAGGGCAACGGCGAATATCGCTTTGTGCAGGAAAATTATCAGTCTGTAACGGCAATCCCGTATGATTATCCGGTGATCGGGTATGGCAATAATACTGTAAATACCCTGCGCCTATGGGAGGCAAAGCCCAAAACAAGACTGGATTTGAAATCCTTCAATGAGGGCAATTATCAGAAGGCGGCGGAGGAGGAGCTGCTTGCCAATACGCTGACGGATGTGCTGTATCCTGCGGATGAGCATATACAAGGGAAGGAGCTGCGTCTGCGTCAGCAGTATTTCTTCATTTCCGCAACGGTACAGCGTGTCATTGCGCGCTTTAAGAAAAAGCATACCGATTTCAACGAGCTGCCCGATAAGGTGGCATTTCAGCTGAATGATACCCACCCCAGCATGGCGGTGGCGGAGCTGATGCGTGTGCTGGTAGATGAAAATGATTTGCCTTGGGATCAGGCATGGGATATTACAAGAAGGGTCTGTGCATATACCAATCACACGATTATGTCCGAAGCGTTGGAAAAATGGCCGATGGAATTATTCAGCCGCCTGCTCCCTCGTATTTATCAGATTGTGGAGGAAATCAACCGCCGTTTCGTTCTGGAGCTGACGGAAAAATATGGGAACAATCCCGATAAAATCAGAAAAATGGCAATCATTGCAGATGGGCAGATTCGCATGGCATTCCTGGCAATCGTCGGGAGTCATTCTGTCAACGGGGTAGCGGCACTGCATACGGAAATTCTGAAAAAGCAGGAGCTGCATAATTTTTATGAGTTGTATCCCGAAAAATTCAATAACAAAACAAACGGCATTACCCAGAGAAGATGGCTGCTCCATGCCAACCCGAAGCTGGCAGAGCTGATTACGGAAACCATCGGCAAGGACTGGATCACCAATCTGGATGAGCTGAAAAAGCTGGTGCCTTATGCAGAGGATGCCGCCTTCCGCAGCCGATTTACGGCAATCAAGAAGGAAAACAAAATTGCATTGGCGCAATATATTAAGGAAACAAAGGGGATTGATATCAATCCTGATTCCATTTTTGATATTCAGGTGAAGCGTCTGCATGAATACAAAAGACAGCTGTTGAATATCCTGCATGTCATTGGGCTGTATAACCAGCTGAAGATGAACCCCGGACTGGATTTGGTACCCAGAACCTTTATTTTCGGGGCAAAGGCGGCGGCAGGCTACCATAGAGCGAAGCTCATCATCAAGCTGATTAACGCTGTTGCGGATGTGGTGAATAACGACCCGACCATCCATGGCAGGATTAAGGTGGTATTTATGGAAAACTACCGTGTTTCTCTGGCAGAAAAGATGATTCCGGCAGCAGATGTCAGCGAGCAGATTTCGACTGCGGGCAAGGAGGCCTCCGGTACGGGCAATATGAAGTTTATGCTGAACGGTGCGCTGACAATCGGCACGATGGATGGTGCAAATGTGGAAATTTGCGAGGAGGTCGGCAGAGACAATATCTTTATCTTCGGCATGAGCGCGGCAGAGGTGCAGCAGAAGACACAGGAGGGATATGATCCATGGATGGTCTATAACATGAATCAGGAGGTGCGGATGGCACTGACAAGCCTGATTGACGGCACATTTGACCCGGATACCAATCTGTTCCGCGAGCTGTACGATGCACTGCTGAACGGCTGCGGCGGCAGAGCGGATGAATACTTCGTTCTGGAGGATTACGCCGATTATGCGCGCGCACAGTGGGACATCGACAGAGCCTACCGCGATGAGGAAAAATGGGTGCGGATGGCAATTCTTAATACGGCAGAGAGCGGCAAATTTTCTTCTGACCGTACCATTCGCCAGTATGCCGATGAAATCTGGCAGCTGCCTTCGGTAGAGATTGTTTAA
- a CDS encoding adaptor protein MecA, which translates to MKIERISENQLKLTLTKADLAERKIKLEDLISPSERTQKLFRDIMEQALDEEDFISENTPLMVEAIPSGGDGIMIIVTKVNNKEKHADEDLRRWKKKPMDTLAHQEEKNSDILIYSFPSLDDVIGVSLRLDGAFKGESAVYKNDGKYFLVMQGDTYTTEETAEDAERILKEYGQKHISTPLAKYYLLEHGETLLAEQAIKALAKTFR; encoded by the coding sequence ATGAAAATAGAGCGGATAAGCGAAAACCAGCTAAAGCTGACCCTGACAAAGGCAGATTTAGCGGAAAGAAAAATCAAACTGGAGGATTTGATTTCCCCTTCGGAGCGCACGCAGAAGCTGTTTCGGGATATTATGGAGCAGGCGTTGGATGAGGAGGATTTCATTTCGGAAAACACACCGCTGATGGTAGAGGCGATCCCTTCGGGGGGCGATGGTATCATGATCATCGTGACGAAGGTAAACAATAAAGAGAAACACGCGGACGAGGATTTGCGCCGCTGGAAAAAGAAGCCCATGGATACGCTGGCGCATCAGGAGGAAAAAAATTCGGATATTCTGATTTATTCCTTCCCTTCTCTGGATGATGTGATTGGCGTGAGCCTGCGTCTGGATGGCGCGTTCAAGGGCGAAAGCGCGGTTTATAAGAACGATGGGAAGTATTTCCTTGTGATGCAGGGGGATACATACACCACGGAGGAAACCGCAGAGGATGCGGAGCGCATTTTGAAGGAATACGGTCAGAAGCACATTTCCACGCCACTGGCGAAATATTACCTGCTGGAGCATGGGGAAACGCTGCTTGCGGAGCAGGCGATAAAGGCGCTTGCGAAAACCTTCCGCTAA
- a CDS encoding chromate transporter translates to MMSLLILIFEFFKIGLFSIGGGLATLPFLYRLADKYPWFSAKQIPDMIAVSESTPGPLGINMATYTGFQHSGVIGSIAATFGLVLPSVIIIILISKVLEKFRSNKYVEYAFYGLRPAVMGLIAAAGFGVLIGALFHSAALSDLTLSNLGSYIGIEECILFVVLLFVTNKWKKHPIFYIVLSAIVGIVFAL, encoded by the coding sequence ATGATGAGCCTTCTGATTTTGATTTTTGAATTTTTCAAGATTGGGCTGTTTTCCATCGGCGGCGGTCTGGCGACGCTGCCCTTCCTCTATCGTCTGGCGGATAAATATCCATGGTTTTCCGCGAAGCAGATTCCCGATATGATTGCTGTTTCGGAATCGACCCCCGGCCCCCTAGGCATCAATATGGCAACCTATACGGGCTTTCAGCACAGCGGCGTTATCGGAAGCATTGCGGCGACCTTTGGCTTGGTGCTGCCCTCGGTTATCATTATTATTCTGATTTCCAAGGTGCTGGAAAAATTCCGCAGCAATAAATATGTGGAGTATGCGTTTTACGGACTGCGTCCTGCGGTTATGGGGCTGATTGCGGCGGCAGGCTTTGGCGTGCTGATCGGGGCGCTGTTCCATTCTGCGGCTCTATCTGATTTAACGCTTTCCAATCTTGGCAGCTATATCGGCATTGAGGAATGTATTTTGTTTGTGGTGCTGCTGTTCGTAACGAATAAATGGAAAAAGCACCCGATTTTTTATATTGTGCTAAGTGCCATTGTGGGGATTGTTTTTGCACTCTGA